The genomic stretch GCTGACAATCCACCGCGCTGATGGAAACGAAAGCGAGAGAGATAGGCGCTCCTTGGGCATGATTTACTTTGCAAAACGAGCTCGACAGGATTCGAGCACCCTTTCTGCATACCAGGAAAACCTGTATGCCGAACTTGAAAAGAACGAGAAAATCTGATGACATCTGGCCGGCGCACTTATTTTGGTAGTGCGTGCAGGCGCACCTGAGGCTCCCTCCACCTCAAACCGACAGCCATTCCATTCAATTCCGTCGCCTCGTATCTTTCCCGCCCCTCCTTCCTCCCGTCGGTCACACCCTATCCGATCAGCGTTCTCCGCGTCTCGCTTGCACCCATGTATCGAACGGCTCGCGGACAGAAGCCCTGTTGCTAGCGGCAGGGCTTCGATTTTGCTGAGCGCATTGAGGTTACCTTCCTTTGGACGGAGGTGGCGGTGCTGGCTACTCGACCCGCGCCAGCCGCCGATTCCGCGCCGGTTCCAGTCAGAAAACGACTAAGACGTTCGCGATCAACATCGCGAGAAGCTGACAAACACTAGAACTCAGAGTCACGCTGACTATTTCTTCCCCACCACTTTCTTGAGTTCCACTCCGGGGCTGAACCTTACAGCTCGTCTGGAGGCGACCTTTATCAATGCCCCGGTTTGTGGGTTATGGGCGTTCCGTGCTTTACGCTGGTAGGTGGAGAAGGTGCCGAAACCGTAAAGGGTTACGTCATCTCCGTGCTTCAGGGCAGCGGTGATCGCGGTGATCATTGTTTCGATCATCTTAAGTGCACTGGCCTTACTAGTCTCGTTTTCCAGAGCGATTCGGTTGGTAAGGTCTGTTTTGTTCATCTACCCTCGCGTGTTACGCCCCTCGCGGAGACAGAAGGAACTCGCTGCCGCAGGACGCGCTTTCGTGGAATGCCGCAGCCTGTCACCATTTTGGGGGTTGACTCAGTGATGTGGCTCACATTTATGGAACAAACTTCGTGCGTGAAACCGGGTGAAGCAGCATCAGGCACCGGAATAAAATGCTTTCATGATCACCGAAAGGGTTGGCGACGGTAGCTGGGCGGATATACCCGGCACTCATTTGCGCGTCTACGCGGAACTGGAGCCAACTGGATGGGCCTTCTCCGTCTTCGATCTCAACCGAAAGGTCTGGGTGGTGCAGGGGCAGAGTGCTGATGACGAGGCAGACGCGCGGAACACAGCCGAGCGATGGGTTTTTCAAGCTGGGCTCTTGATGCCGGGGACCTCGCTTCAGTGGCAGCGGCAATAGGCAATAGCGTAGCGGCAAGGAGTTCGAAGGTTATGTTAAACCTCATGACGCAGCTCGAGTGGCTCTGTTTTCTAGGTGCCATCGCCGGAACAGCGTTAATGATGTACTGCATCAAACTCCGCTTTGACCGCAAAGACAGGACACGATCACATTCTGGCAAGCAAACGTGCGTCGGGAAATCAGATACTCTGTGAGTCCGTGACTTAACAGGTGCTCTCTACTAACACCTGCGTGACGTAAATCACAGCTTTACCTTCTACGGTTCGGCAGTATACGGCTCAAATCCACGCTGAGGAGATCAGGTATGGCAAGGAATCTGAAACTCAGTAAAGCGGTGGCAAATCTCCGTACCAAACTCGAACTATCCCAAGGCAAGTTTGGCGAAAAACTCGGTGTGAGTGCGATGGCGATCTCAAGGTGGGAGGCAGCAACGAATCAACCACCTGCTGACTGCACCGTGGCCATGGCAAAGATGGCTCCCAATTTTGAGCAGTTTTGGTTCTTTCTGGGACAGATTGGTCTGACCAAGAAAGATATTGCACGCCGGTCTTAAAACGTTCGACGCGGTTGCGAACTGAGGATTCGCGTTGTCAGCGTTTCCGCTTTTGGCGCCGAACAGCGGAGATCGAGTCTTTGAGTGCTGCGGAGATGTCAACGTCGGTTCTCGCGACATGAGCGGGACCGGGCATGTGCGCCTCTTGACCTAGCCAGCGACTGATCTCTCGAGCGTCGGCGACCATGAATCGCCCTGCCGCTTCACTGGCATACCACTTCTTGCCCAACGTTGGGCGGTAGCTGTGCCGATTCCTAGATAGTCACCGATCGCCTTCCAGCCCGTGAGGACTTCAGGCGGATGGTTTTGTGCGTTCTTCTTCGCCTTCGGCATGGCCTGCGATCTAACGCCTAGCGTGACGGGACGCCGCTCCGAAATAGCGATCAGGATACCGCTCCCGCATGGGTGGAAATGGGCCACTTGTCCAAAGCGGAACTCTACCGAGTGCCCATTAAATCATTGGGGATGCTACCCGGCTCGCGCTTAGTTAAGGCTTCAGTCAACCAGGTGAGCGCGGAAAAACTCCACCACCTTGACGTTGAACTCCGCGTGGAATGCAGCCCGATCGAAACCGGATGCTGACGAACAGATTTCCGGCTTGGCGGCGGCGAGGCGTTTATCACATGGCGGCAAAAAATCGTAATGGCCCGCTGCTGGTACCACGTGATACTCCGGTGGAACAGACAATGCTGCCCGTACGGCCTCTTCGTAATAAGGAGTGGGCTGGTGACGGTCATTTTTCGCACGCCAGATCTGGATGGGTATGCGGGCGTTCTTCAGTCCCTGTTTGTCGAAGGTGAATCCGAACGCCGGAGCAGCGGCGACAATCGCCTTGATCCGCACGTCGGAAATCCAAGCGTCTCTTGGCTCGCGAATTGGGAGATTGCGCGGATCGATACCCGCTCGGCGCATGGCGGTGCACAAATCGTGATCGCGGTGAGCCTGGCAGTAAGCTCCAATCCGTGTTAAGTCCGGGATGCCGCCAGCTGCCACCAAGACTGTGAAACCCCCGTTCGAAAATCCGAATGCCCCGACTTTCTTGTGGTCAAGGATACGGCGTTCTGACCATTTCCCAAGCATATATGAGATGAGCGTGTGGAGCTGTTTCGGCCTGCGCCATAGCTGCAGGACCTTGCTCTCACCATCGTATGAATCGCCGGAATGATTTATTGCCGCGACCACGAAGCCCGCCTGAGCGAGAGCGATCGCGGTGTCGTGATGACCTTCGTATGAGCCGCCGCCACCATGCGATAGCACAATTAAAGGTAAATGGTCGCCTTGCACCGGCGCATTCGAGACGACACCAGGCCTGTTCCCCTGTGCCGCACTCCGCCCCGAAGTCGGATACCAGATACCACCCTGCAGTGGTGTCTCCGAGCCGTTATCGATGAGGATTTTTTCGAAGCCGACCATGCGGACATCAACCGCTTGAGCAATGGCCGTCGCGGCACCAAAACACAACAGAAAGGCTGTCATGGTAATGACTGTTCGCATTTGTTCCCCTAACCATCGATCGCACATGATATCGAACAAATCTGTTCCCCAGTTGGTGAGAATATCTCATCTCGCCAGTGTCTGGTCCTTTCCCAACAACAAACAAGTTAGGGCGATCCACTCAGCGCCTCTTCGGCGCTTGGTCTACCGCAGACCTATTGAAAGCACCAGTTCGTAGGAAGTCTTCCGGAAGACCGCGGGTTTTGTAAGGCTCTGGCGAATACTGTGTCCGAAGCGACCTAGTGTCCGCCGTGAAATGCCGACTCGATTTTGGCCAAGTAGCTAGTGGGTGCAATCGCTGCTACGACTGTAAGCGGCGGCCTCTGGCAGCTCTTCTCATGCTTTAGCGCCATATGTTGGCATAGCGTCGATAACAGGCGCTTGCGCTCACTGTCTCACCGTCAGATTACCTTGTGTACGGGATTTCCGAACAGCAATCACGAGTCTGGAAGGCTTGAAGCGCCTATAATTTAAGCCTTCACACATGCTTAAACAGTTTCTTCGACTCTACGCCGCTCACGAAGATACGAAGAGATGCTTACTTCCAACTGCGCTGCGAGGCTGTCGTCCAGCCACTTCAGGTCAGGGATGACAGTGCTTATTTCAAGTTCCAGAAGATGCGACTGAAGGCAATCGTGGATCGCTCGCATGAGCATGCGAGCATCACGCACCAAGAGTTCTATCTTGAAGCCTTGTTCAAATCTCATTCTTCCATGAGATTCGGCAGCACGCATCGTCTTGGCAGGCGTCACCTCGGGATGTTTGGACTCTAGCGTCTCTGCTAGTTCCTGAACCATTAGCCGCAGGTGGTCTGCCCTGTCCTCTTCATTTAGCGGGAGTCGGGATAACTTGTCATCCATTCTCATGTACTCCAGAGTGACCTTAACAATCGCACTTGATTGTTCCCGCAGCAAAGTCGATACTCGCTTGTTGCCCGAACCTCTTGATTGACTGGGTTCGGTTATGCGCTTTGCGAGGGCCTCTACCAACTCAGTTGGATTGGCTGGCTTTACAAAGAAATCATCTACCTGTGCTCGGATCGCTGTCAGTGCACTCTCGAAGGCCGGATACCCCGTCAGGATGAAGTTGCGACATTTGGGCTGCGAACGGCGCATCGCACTCACAACCGTGAATCCGTCTCCCGGCTCACCGATGTTCAAGTCGCTCAGTAACACGTCGAATTCCATTGTGGTGATAAAGCCTAGAGCCTCAGATACGCTCGCCGCGACTGTGGTGTGGTAACCAGACATCTCCAAGACGTGCGGCATGGTCGCTCGTAGTCCGGGGTCGTCATCTACAAACAGGAGAGTCGGCATATTTGATTGGATGAAGATGGATCCCGCAAAAATGTGCGCTACCTTCCGCCAGCAGCTCGAAAGCGGTGGGAAAACGATCCGAACAAAGCATCCACGGGCGCGGTAAAAGCATCGGCCAAAGGGATGACCACAGTTCTAGACGAGGTGAGTCACTGTTCTAATCTGAATCCGCCTCCGTGGTGGCGCTCATGTGCTTCGAAATTTCGTCGAGCACCTCGCAGACACTTCAAGCCCTCCTTCTTTCCTCCCTAGCACGTCAGGATACCGATCGGATCAATGCCACGGCCCGAATTTAAGGTCGAGACCGTGGTGAGTGACGAGGAAATGCGATTGACGTCGCCAAACGCCTCACTTCCTACCACGTGTAGTGAACGCTGTAGGTCACTATCTGCTCAGCGTTGGGTTGCACCGTGACCTGAAATTCCATCTGTTGTGCATCGGTCTTGCGATGGGTATGGGACTCCTGCGCGATGCGCCAGTTGAGTCCGCGATAGAGGCGTTCGACAACCGTGAACGTGACCGGTTCTTTCTTGCGGTTGCGAAGTCGAATCTCGAACGATTCATCGATGAAATCCTTGTTGGTATCGATAATGTAATTAGTACGCTTGCGCTCGCCGACGAGGTCGAAGGCGTTACCGGTATAAACGCGGATCAGTTCATCTTTCGGGGTGTGGTCGATCAGGCTCTCGCCGGTAAATTGCAGGCTGCCATCGATGTCGCGACGGTAGAAGCGGAGCTTTCCCTTCGGCAGTGGGATACCTAACCCATTCTTCCCGGAGTTTGTGAACTGTGTCATTACCCACACTTTTTTGTTGCATTGTGTTCCAAGTTCGCGGTTGCCGCGGATACTTTCGCCCGACCAATAACGGTACTGATTCCAGTCGAGGTTAGCGCCGTCGTATACATAAAGCTTCCTCGCGACCACGCCGGTGCCTCGGACGAACTCAACCTGCTTTGTTTCCTGGTCGTGAAGGGTAGTGGGATGCGCCAGAGTGTAAAGGTGATATTCGTCAAACGCGCGTTCCGTCACCACCGGCGACATGGCTTCCTCAGCTCTTGCCTTGGCGGCAGCGGCCTGAAAATTACGGTAGTCGTTCGTTTCGATCTTATTTACGTCTCCTGCAAGGAGCCGGATGTTAGCGTTTTCGAAGACATGGCCCGTCCGGTTATTGATCGTAATCCAGCCCACCAGATCGAGAATG from Terriglobales bacterium encodes the following:
- a CDS encoding HU family DNA-binding protein, whose product is MNKTDLTNRIALENETSKASALKMIETMITAITAALKHGDDVTLYGFGTFSTYQRKARNAHNPQTGALIKVASRRAVRFSPGVELKKVVGKK
- a CDS encoding helix-turn-helix transcriptional regulator; amino-acid sequence: MARNLKLSKAVANLRTKLELSQGKFGEKLGVSAMAISRWEAATNQPPADCTVAMAKMAPNFEQFWFFLGQIGLTKKDIARRS
- a CDS encoding alpha/beta fold hydrolase, whose protein sequence is MRTVITMTAFLLCFGAATAIAQAVDVRMVGFEKILIDNGSETPLQGGIWYPTSGRSAAQGNRPGVVSNAPVQGDHLPLIVLSHGGGGSYEGHHDTAIALAQAGFVVAAINHSGDSYDGESKVLQLWRRPKQLHTLISYMLGKWSERRILDHKKVGAFGFSNGGFTVLVAAGGIPDLTRIGAYCQAHRDHDLCTAMRRAGIDPRNLPIREPRDAWISDVRIKAIVAAAPAFGFTFDKQGLKNARIPIQIWRAKNDRHQPTPYYEEAVRAALSVPPEYHVVPAAGHYDFLPPCDKRLAAAKPEICSSASGFDRAAFHAEFNVKVVEFFRAHLVD
- a CDS encoding response regulator translates to MPTLLFVDDDPGLRATMPHVLEMSGYHTTVAASVSEALGFITTMEFDVLLSDLNIGEPGDGFTVVSAMRRSQPKCRNFILTGYPAFESALTAIRAQVDDFFVKPANPTELVEALAKRITEPSQSRGSGNKRVSTLLREQSSAIVKVTLEYMRMDDKLSRLPLNEEDRADHLRLMVQELAETLESKHPEVTPAKTMRAAESHGRMRFEQGFKIELLVRDARMLMRAIHDCLQSHLLELEISTVIPDLKWLDDSLAAQLEVSISSYLRERRRVEETV